A single genomic interval of Rosistilla ulvae harbors:
- the ltrA gene encoding group II intron reverse transcriptase/maturase, whose protein sequence is MLSTLVERRLKHGKWHSLIDKVTSELNLFQAARKVTAKDGAAGVDGQDCEAFEEGLIVETRKLGGQITGGHYTPSPVRRVHIPKPGTPNQTRPLGIPTVRDRVVQTALVHVIEPILDNEFHERSFGFRHGRSAHDALRIVEQKIEEGYVYVVDADLKGYFDSIPRDKLMRLLKQHIADSKVIELIEAFLGSGIMEDLHLHNPIAGVPQGAVLSPVLSNLYLNDLDHTIAGEGFEMVRYADDFVVLCRSEFEAEVALEEIKRWVKKAGLTLHSGKTKIVDSREKSFVFLGYSFRGDKIYPRAESLSKMKSRIVELTQRKRPDSIQRIALELSRVLRGWFAYFRHCRWTIFKDLDAKIRGRLRRLLLQRHRKNPARLPRTQRWPNAYFTAAGLYSLREAHNRFAQSLSGAY, encoded by the coding sequence ATGTTGTCGACACTCGTCGAAAGACGATTGAAACACGGCAAATGGCATTCGCTGATCGACAAAGTCACTTCGGAGCTGAACCTGTTTCAAGCCGCCCGCAAGGTGACGGCTAAAGACGGTGCAGCGGGCGTCGACGGCCAGGACTGTGAAGCGTTCGAGGAGGGCTTGATCGTGGAAACACGCAAGCTCGGCGGACAAATCACAGGTGGTCACTACACGCCCTCGCCGGTGCGTCGGGTTCACATTCCCAAACCGGGAACGCCGAACCAGACACGGCCTTTGGGCATTCCGACGGTCCGTGACCGCGTCGTGCAAACGGCGTTGGTCCATGTGATCGAGCCAATCCTGGACAACGAATTTCACGAGCGAAGCTTCGGCTTTCGCCACGGACGTTCAGCTCACGATGCACTTCGCATCGTGGAGCAGAAGATCGAGGAAGGCTATGTGTATGTAGTCGATGCGGACCTGAAGGGTTACTTCGATTCGATCCCCCGGGACAAGCTGATGCGGTTGCTCAAGCAGCACATTGCCGATTCCAAAGTGATCGAATTGATCGAAGCGTTTCTCGGCAGCGGCATCATGGAAGACTTGCACTTACACAACCCGATCGCGGGCGTGCCTCAAGGTGCGGTTCTTTCACCGGTGTTGTCGAACTTGTACTTGAATGACCTGGATCACACGATCGCCGGTGAAGGTTTTGAAATGGTGCGCTATGCCGACGACTTCGTCGTGCTGTGTCGCAGCGAGTTCGAGGCGGAAGTGGCGCTCGAGGAGATCAAGAGGTGGGTCAAGAAAGCGGGTTTAACGCTGCACAGCGGGAAAACGAAGATCGTCGATAGTCGAGAGAAGAGCTTCGTCTTTCTGGGTTATTCATTTCGCGGGGACAAGATCTATCCTCGTGCGGAAAGCCTATCGAAGATGAAGTCACGGATAGTCGAACTGACGCAGCGTAAGCGGCCCGACTCGATCCAGCGGATCGCGTTGGAGTTGAGTCGCGTGCTTCGTGGATGGTTCGCCTACTTCCGCCACTGTCGGTGGACGATCTTCAAGGATTTGGACGCGAAGATTCGCGGGCGGCTTCGGCGTTTGTTATTGCAGCGTCACCGCAAGAACCCAGCTCGTCTGCCACGGACTCAGCGTTGGCCGAATGCATATTTTACGGCCGCGGGTCTCTATAGTCTGCGAGAGGCCCACAACCGTTTCGCGCAATCCCTTTCGGGGGCCTACTGA
- a CDS encoding DUF1501 domain-containing protein — translation METFNRRQVLQTAGGGLGWLALQSMFHQQAAGASGTKRLDHPARAKAVIQIFCPGGMSQVDTFDYKPELEKRSGKPFDPDGKLQFFASKPGNCQSSFWDFKQHGESGLWVSDLFPKLAKQVDDLAFIYSMQSKTALHGPACFMMNTGFTLPGFPSMGSWVTYGLGSESEDLPAFVVLPDPKGLPPGGIINWGAGFLPAVHQATTLDSRAGQQPINDLFPPKDFAEVDRASDQAGLDFLQSLNREHLAQRQGDTDLEARMSAYELAARLQLSAPELSDLSGESAATQEMYGMNDETTGDFGRQCLLARRLVERGVRFVQLYCGAENTTAKKIRPNWDSHEDVVRDHGHWGRVLDTGASALLADLKRSGLLDETLVICTTEFGRQPAAQGASAAGRDHNAGAFTAWLAGGGIRGGVGYGATDELGFKAVEKPTYCYDLHATALHLLGIDHTKLSFYHNGIQRRLTDVHGHVIPAILRS, via the coding sequence GTGGAAACATTCAATCGACGTCAGGTATTGCAAACCGCTGGCGGCGGACTCGGCTGGCTTGCGTTGCAGTCGATGTTCCACCAACAGGCTGCGGGCGCTTCGGGAACGAAGCGGCTGGACCACCCGGCCCGCGCCAAAGCGGTGATCCAGATCTTTTGCCCCGGCGGAATGAGTCAGGTCGATACGTTTGATTACAAGCCCGAGTTGGAAAAGCGTTCGGGGAAACCGTTTGATCCCGATGGAAAGCTGCAGTTTTTTGCTTCGAAGCCAGGCAACTGCCAATCGAGTTTTTGGGATTTCAAGCAGCATGGCGAGTCGGGACTGTGGGTCTCCGATCTGTTTCCCAAGCTAGCGAAACAGGTCGACGATCTGGCGTTCATCTATTCGATGCAGAGTAAGACGGCGTTGCACGGGCCCGCCTGTTTCATGATGAACACCGGATTCACGCTGCCTGGATTTCCCAGCATGGGATCGTGGGTGACGTACGGGTTGGGAAGTGAAAGCGAAGACCTGCCCGCGTTTGTTGTGCTGCCCGATCCGAAGGGATTGCCGCCCGGCGGGATCATCAACTGGGGGGCAGGCTTTCTGCCGGCGGTCCATCAAGCGACGACGTTGGATTCGCGTGCCGGACAGCAACCGATCAACGATCTGTTTCCGCCAAAGGATTTTGCCGAAGTCGATCGCGCGTCGGATCAAGCGGGGCTCGATTTTCTGCAGTCGCTCAACCGCGAACATCTAGCCCAGCGTCAGGGTGATACCGATCTCGAGGCACGCATGTCCGCCTACGAACTGGCGGCGCGGCTTCAATTGAGTGCCCCCGAGTTGTCTGATCTGTCGGGTGAATCCGCGGCGACGCAAGAAATGTACGGAATGAACGATGAGACGACCGGTGACTTCGGACGCCAGTGTCTGCTGGCTCGCCGATTGGTGGAACGTGGCGTGCGATTCGTTCAACTGTATTGTGGCGCGGAGAACACGACGGCCAAAAAGATTCGTCCCAACTGGGATTCGCACGAGGATGTCGTACGGGACCACGGGCATTGGGGGCGCGTTCTCGACACGGGAGCTTCGGCGTTGCTTGCCGATCTGAAACGAAGCGGTCTGTTGGATGAAACGCTTGTGATCTGCACGACGGAGTTTGGCCGGCAACCCGCGGCTCAAGGAGCCTCCGCCGCAGGACGGGATCACAATGCCGGTGCGTTCACGGCATGGCTAGCGGGAGGCGGAATTAGGGGCGGAGTCGGTTATGGCGCGACTGATGAACTCGGTTTCAAGGCGGTCGAAAAGCCGACTTACTGCTACGATCTTCACGCGACAGCACTCCATCTGCTCGGTATCGATCACACCAAGCTGTCGTTCTATCACAACGGCATCCAGCGGCGATTGACCGATGTGCATGGACACGTCATTCCCGCGATCTTGCGCAGCTGA